A single window of Candidatus Aminicenantes bacterium DNA harbors:
- a CDS encoding HEAT repeat domain-containing protein: MVSDQDEEVRKAAEVRPEERDFFPDKESLTRVIKEFNLSRTYAGLYPADHPQVIQSIDRVYEMLLVLLRTRPSLILGAAKDFLLAGGEPLNPGNPVFREFAGVLNRRDIISITLLEGLRREELVDLHRLVNRSPEEIRTGGGIEGMAAQAGLTHILLKEMDYKAFHLTEEAEISPSSADHRPGRQSDLWQDFVKKMTGGGRAGIDPGNPPDFQDDIDPLKLSEFINTLPSIPEVLSGDWGEILAEPSGRKSDPLIMEKLSVFLRNLRPEIKRRFLSQAFPHVNDRPNESLAGLDESLILEMLEQADAENRAISPALLTMIGELSGLRGALPSVGGTIGPAESPSRLSREKYRVLFAREKHEEYVDAEYDATLEDLGRMPVLGAADFSPAEEESGSPFSPAELDGALDEQRIETGIGYLLAALLEQELDAEDYEVFAGKAAEYAPHHLRAGEFGLLLKILGRLRRRAEETPGPLTRATETSLRAFEDAAFISAAVRAFKNCELLKTGEASALLSALGASCVPELMDLLVAKEGLGGSRPLLHLLKQFREAAVEEALRRLMDRPPGAIRTLLAFIRQNGTPAGIPSLRPLLRHADSQVRLEALSALLSFRDEAAPDVLRRAIQSEIELESRGAIKLAGLYRVRLVASDLRRMIDPSVIRWPDDQRNGEIIRALGRIGDPLTLPTLEKLARRKRPFHAGARRSLKLAIFESLEGYPPENLAGLLSFGRRDKDFRIKAICGVLQTIIRGPL; the protein is encoded by the coding sequence ATGGTTTCCGATCAAGATGAAGAAGTGCGGAAAGCGGCCGAGGTCCGGCCGGAGGAGCGGGATTTTTTTCCGGACAAAGAATCCCTGACGCGGGTTATCAAGGAATTCAACCTGTCCCGAACCTATGCCGGCCTCTATCCGGCCGACCATCCTCAGGTCATCCAAAGCATCGATCGGGTCTATGAGATGCTCCTGGTTCTGCTCCGGACCCGGCCTTCTTTGATCCTGGGGGCGGCGAAGGATTTTCTGTTGGCCGGCGGAGAGCCTCTGAACCCCGGGAATCCCGTTTTCAGGGAATTCGCCGGGGTTTTAAATAGACGGGATATCATCTCCATCACGCTCCTCGAGGGATTGAGAAGGGAAGAGCTGGTCGACCTTCATCGCCTCGTGAATCGCTCCCCGGAGGAAATTCGAACGGGGGGCGGCATCGAGGGAATGGCGGCGCAGGCGGGCTTGACCCATATTCTCCTCAAGGAAATGGATTACAAGGCTTTTCACCTGACTGAAGAAGCGGAGATTTCTCCCTCTTCAGCCGACCATCGGCCGGGTCGCCAATCCGACCTCTGGCAGGATTTTGTCAAGAAAATGACCGGCGGCGGACGGGCCGGGATTGATCCGGGAAACCCTCCGGACTTCCAGGACGACATCGATCCCCTCAAGCTCTCCGAGTTCATCAATACGCTTCCCTCGATCCCGGAGGTCCTGTCCGGCGATTGGGGCGAAATCCTGGCGGAACCGTCCGGCCGGAAGTCCGATCCGCTGATCATGGAGAAGCTGAGCGTCTTTCTGCGCAATTTGCGGCCGGAGATTAAACGGCGGTTTTTGTCCCAGGCCTTTCCCCATGTGAATGACCGGCCCAACGAATCGCTGGCCGGCTTGGATGAAAGCCTAATCCTGGAAATGCTGGAGCAGGCCGATGCGGAGAATCGGGCCATCTCTCCCGCTCTTCTGACCATGATCGGCGAATTGTCCGGCCTCCGGGGGGCGTTGCCCTCCGTTGGGGGGACGATCGGGCCGGCGGAAAGCCCGTCCCGCCTGTCTCGGGAAAAATACCGCGTTCTCTTTGCCCGGGAAAAACACGAAGAGTACGTGGACGCGGAGTATGACGCGACTCTCGAGGATCTGGGCCGGATGCCGGTACTCGGCGCCGCGGATTTTTCTCCGGCTGAGGAAGAATCAGGGTCTCCCTTTTCTCCTGCCGAGCTCGACGGAGCTCTCGATGAGCAACGGATCGAAACGGGGATCGGCTATCTCCTGGCTGCGCTGTTGGAGCAAGAGCTCGATGCGGAGGACTATGAGGTTTTCGCCGGGAAAGCCGCCGAATATGCGCCCCATCATCTTCGCGCCGGCGAATTCGGCTTGTTGCTCAAGATCCTGGGCCGGCTTCGCCGCCGGGCCGAAGAGACGCCCGGGCCCCTGACGCGAGCGACCGAAACGTCCCTTCGGGCGTTCGAAGACGCGGCGTTCATCTCCGCGGCGGTCCGGGCGTTCAAGAACTGCGAACTCCTGAAGACCGGCGAGGCCTCGGCATTATTGAGCGCGCTGGGCGCTTCGTGCGTCCCGGAGCTGATGGACCTGCTCGTCGCGAAGGAAGGGCTTGGCGGCAGTCGGCCTTTACTTCATCTGCTCAAGCAATTTCGTGAGGCCGCGGTCGAGGAAGCCCTACGCAGGCTTATGGACCGGCCCCCGGGCGCGATTCGGACGCTGCTGGCCTTCATTAGGCAAAACGGCACTCCCGCCGGTATCCCGAGTCTCCGGCCTCTCCTCCGTCATGCGGATTCGCAGGTTCGATTGGAAGCCCTGTCCGCCTTACTGAGCTTCCGGGATGAGGCGGCGCCGGACGTCCTGCGCAGAGCCATTCAATCCGAAATCGAGCTGGAATCGCGGGGAGCGATCAAACTGGCCGGGCTGTATAGGGTCCGTTTAGTGGCGAGCGATCTTCGGAGGATGATCGATCCCTCCGTCATCCGCTGGCCGGATGACCAGCGCAATGGGGAGATCATCAGAGCACTGGGCCGCATCGGCGACCCCCTGACCCTGCCCACTCTGGAGAAGCTGGCGCGCCGGAAGAGGCCTTTTCACGCCGGCGCCCGGCGGAGCTTGAAGCTGGCCATCTTTGAGTCCCTGGAAGGCTATCCTCCGGAGAACCTGGCGGGATTACTGAGCTTCGGACGGCGGGACAAGGACTTCCGAATCAAGGCGATTTGCGGGGTTCTTCAAACCATCATCCGGGGCCCGCTATGA
- the nusA gene encoding transcription termination factor NusA: MKINVWNTILQLSKERGVIPSVIVSAIEESLKVAASRYYTRGESIHVFFRPEKGDLRVYTELRIVEAPADPAREISLEEARRHNPLAEMGETIEIDLPSDTLGRIAAQAAKQVIVQKVRDAEQEKIYGDFSPRMGEIISGVYRRTEAGHDFIEVLHTDAILPHREKLPGDRFERGDRVRASIIQVRRGAKGQEAQIVLSRATPKFLERLLTLEIPEIAGGTIQIKDIVRQPGERAKVAVLTTERDVDPVGACIGVKGARILAISKELGGEKIDIIIWSPNPAAFAKSALSPARVDRVEILDQTAQTMQAVVPQDQLSLAIGKKGINVKLASMLVGWKIAIQPRP, translated from the coding sequence ATGAAGATCAACGTCTGGAATACTATCCTCCAGCTCAGCAAAGAGCGGGGTGTGATTCCGTCCGTCATCGTCTCGGCCATCGAGGAATCGCTAAAAGTCGCCGCTTCCAGGTACTACACCCGAGGCGAGTCTATCCACGTCTTTTTCCGCCCCGAGAAAGGCGATCTTCGTGTCTACACCGAGCTGAGGATCGTCGAAGCCCCCGCCGATCCGGCCCGCGAGATCTCCCTCGAGGAAGCCCGCCGCCACAATCCGCTGGCCGAGATGGGCGAAACGATCGAGATCGACCTGCCCTCCGATACTCTGGGCCGGATCGCCGCCCAGGCCGCCAAGCAGGTGATCGTGCAGAAAGTCCGGGACGCCGAGCAGGAGAAGATCTACGGCGATTTCTCCCCCCGGATGGGCGAGATCATTTCGGGCGTCTATCGCCGGACGGAAGCGGGCCATGATTTTATCGAGGTCCTCCATACCGACGCCATCCTGCCCCACCGGGAGAAGCTGCCCGGCGACCGCTTCGAGCGCGGCGACCGCGTCCGGGCTTCCATCATCCAGGTCCGCCGCGGGGCCAAGGGCCAGGAGGCCCAGATCGTGCTTTCCCGGGCAACGCCCAAGTTCCTGGAGCGCCTGCTGACGCTGGAGATCCCCGAAATCGCCGGCGGGACGATCCAGATCAAGGATATCGTCCGCCAACCCGGCGAACGAGCCAAAGTGGCCGTCCTGACGACCGAGCGGGACGTCGACCCGGTCGGGGCCTGCATCGGCGTCAAGGGCGCCCGCATCCTGGCCATCAGCAAAGAGCTGGGGGGCGAAAAGATCGACATCATCATCTGGTCCCCCAATCCGGCCGCCTTCGCCAAGTCGGCCCTCAGCCCGGCTCGGGTCGACCGGGTCGAGATTCTCGATCAGACGGCCCAGACGATGCAGGCCGTCGTCCCCCAGGACCAGCTCTCGCTGGCCATCGGTAAAAAAGGCATCAACGTCAAGCTGGCCTCGATGCTGGTCGGTTGGAAGATCGCCATCCAGCCCCGGCCCTAA
- the infB gene encoding translation initiation factor IF-2 — protein sequence MSETKTVVKTAKPAKDAAKPRPAIYLREGAAFKALADKLKVRPKDLLDRLIARGYAIGSNDVIDEPLAAQLSKDLNVPIEIVPVEREIRIMAESRKADLVTRAPVVTIMGHVDHGKTTLLDAIRTSNLVDKESGGITQHIGAYRVTHGKRFITFIDTPGHEAFTQLRARGAKLTDIVVLVIAADEGIMPQTRESINHAKAGRVPMIVAINKTDKPEANPDKIKRELQKDGLLVEEWGGDVIAVEVSAREKKGIKELLEMILLMADVLDLKANPKVPAQGVVLEARMDGKKGPLATVIIQHGTLSVGNAFIAGTTFGRVRALADDAGRLIKTAGPSIPVEILGFSEVPQAGDFFQAIENADEAKAIVDYRLSRGGKSDAPKGPAVTLDDMFKKLEQGESKELALVVKADVQGTVEVLKALLPTFGTPQVKIKIIHAATGAINESDLLLASTTGAVIIGQNVKAGAGIEEQATKQGVEIRTYKIIYKLTDEIKKAVTGMLEPVIKETYLGRAQVRKVFHIPKVGTIAGSYVQDGRITRNAEVRVLRGKEVVHRGKLSSLKHIKENVNEIKSGHECGIGLANFKDVQEGDLIEAFITEKVVPR from the coding sequence TTGAGCGAGACAAAAACCGTTGTTAAAACCGCCAAGCCGGCCAAGGACGCGGCCAAGCCGCGCCCGGCCATCTATCTGCGCGAAGGCGCGGCCTTCAAGGCCCTGGCCGACAAGCTCAAGGTCCGGCCCAAGGATCTCCTCGACCGTCTCATCGCCCGCGGCTACGCCATCGGGTCCAACGACGTCATCGACGAGCCCCTGGCCGCCCAGCTGTCCAAAGACCTCAACGTGCCCATCGAGATCGTGCCCGTAGAGCGGGAGATCCGGATCATGGCCGAGAGCCGGAAGGCCGACCTCGTCACCCGGGCCCCGGTCGTCACCATCATGGGCCACGTCGACCACGGCAAAACCACCCTGCTCGACGCCATCCGGACCTCCAACCTGGTCGACAAGGAGTCGGGCGGCATCACCCAGCACATCGGCGCCTACCGGGTCACCCACGGCAAGCGCTTCATCACCTTCATCGATACGCCGGGCCACGAGGCCTTTACCCAGCTCAGGGCCCGCGGCGCCAAGCTGACCGACATCGTCGTCCTGGTCATCGCCGCCGACGAGGGCATCATGCCCCAGACCCGAGAGTCGATCAACCACGCCAAGGCCGGCCGCGTCCCGATGATCGTGGCCATCAACAAGACCGACAAGCCCGAGGCCAACCCGGACAAGATCAAGCGGGAGCTGCAGAAGGACGGGCTGCTGGTCGAGGAATGGGGCGGCGACGTCATCGCCGTCGAGGTCTCGGCCCGCGAAAAAAAGGGCATCAAAGAGCTGCTGGAGATGATCCTCCTGATGGCCGATGTCCTGGATCTCAAGGCCAATCCCAAGGTCCCGGCCCAAGGCGTCGTGCTCGAAGCCCGCATGGACGGCAAGAAGGGGCCGCTGGCCACCGTCATCATCCAGCACGGCACCCTGTCCGTCGGCAACGCCTTCATCGCCGGCACGACCTTCGGCCGGGTTCGGGCCCTGGCCGACGACGCCGGGCGGCTGATCAAGACCGCCGGCCCGTCGATTCCGGTCGAGATCCTCGGGTTCAGCGAAGTTCCCCAGGCCGGCGACTTCTTCCAGGCCATCGAGAACGCCGATGAGGCCAAAGCCATCGTCGATTACCGGCTCTCCCGGGGCGGCAAGTCGGATGCCCCGAAGGGCCCGGCCGTAACCCTGGACGACATGTTCAAGAAGCTGGAGCAGGGGGAATCCAAGGAGCTGGCGCTCGTCGTCAAAGCCGATGTCCAAGGCACGGTGGAGGTTCTCAAGGCCCTCCTGCCGACCTTCGGCACGCCCCAGGTCAAGATCAAGATCATCCACGCCGCTACCGGCGCCATCAACGAATCCGACCTCCTGCTGGCCTCCACGACCGGGGCCGTCATCATCGGCCAGAACGTCAAAGCCGGCGCGGGTATCGAGGAGCAAGCGACCAAGCAGGGCGTCGAGATCCGGACCTACAAGATCATCTACAAGCTGACCGACGAGATCAAGAAGGCCGTCACCGGAATGCTGGAGCCCGTGATCAAGGAAACCTACCTCGGCCGGGCTCAGGTCCGGAAGGTTTTTCACATCCCCAAGGTCGGAACGATCGCCGGCAGCTACGTCCAGGACGGCCGGATCACCCGCAACGCCGAAGTCAGGGTCCTGCGCGGCAAAGAGGTCGTTCACAGGGGCAAGCTGTCCTCGCTTAAGCATATCAAGGAAAACGTCAACGAGATCAAGAGCGGCCACGAGTGCGGCATCGGCCTGGCCAACTTCAAGGACGTCCAAGAGGGCGACTTGATCGAGGCCTTCATCACCGAGAAGGTCGTCCCGCGCTGA
- a CDS encoding DUF503 domain-containing protein, which yields MVVGLLTLELHFPHARSLKDKRRELQGLKDRLRRTNAAIAELDHQDVWQRTRLGIVTLNSDASVVEAILDGALRDIESHLNGIVAMAERRFL from the coding sequence ATGGTCGTCGGCCTGCTGACGCTGGAGCTTCACTTCCCCCACGCCCGGTCGCTTAAGGACAAGCGTCGGGAGCTGCAGGGGCTCAAGGACCGTTTGCGGCGCACGAACGCCGCGATTGCCGAGCTCGATCACCAAGACGTCTGGCAGCGAACCCGGCTGGGCATCGTGACCCTCAATTCCGACGCCTCGGTCGTCGAGGCCATCCTGGACGGCGCCCTGCGCGACATCGAATCCCACCTCAACGGTATCGTGGCCATGGCCGAGCGCCGGTTCCTCTGA
- the rbfA gene encoding 30S ribosome-binding factor RbfA, with amino-acid sequence MPRPADLRVRKVDRLLREALSGILAREMDEAEAGLVTVTRVQTTADLQSARVFVSLYGAPDPEAALERLRKRTGWLRHCLATQVELKYNPMLFFELDPAPEFSDRLERLIEKAKRHDPEPD; translated from the coding sequence ATGCCCCGCCCCGCCGATCTGCGCGTCCGGAAGGTCGACCGGCTCCTGCGCGAGGCCCTCAGCGGGATCCTGGCCCGCGAAATGGACGAGGCCGAGGCCGGCCTGGTCACGGTGACCAGGGTCCAGACGACCGCCGATCTGCAGTCGGCCCGGGTCTTCGTCAGCCTCTACGGGGCCCCGGATCCGGAAGCCGCCCTGGAGCGCCTCCGGAAGCGGACCGGCTGGCTTCGCCACTGCCTTGCGACCCAAGTGGAATTAAAGTATAATCCAATGCTATTTTTTGAGCTGGATCCGGCTCCCGAGTTCTCGGACCGGCTGGAGCGGCTCATTGAAAAGGCCAAGCGCCATGACCCGGAGCCCGATTGA
- a CDS encoding bifunctional oligoribonuclease/PAP phosphatase NrnA has product MTRSPIDPIVEALKSARRLAITSHLRPDGDSLCTSLALALAAEQMGKQVEIVNADRTPYPFSTFPSCARIRVGQIPARGQDVVVLLECADVSRSGMTEIEGDFKINIDHHYSNDLYADLNWVDAEASAVGEMMAELCRRLPVALTPEMAGHLYCAIASDTGSFQFSNTTARAFATCHELVLAGADPLKVSESLYHNNTPEKIQLLGRVLSTLTIAGDGDIAVISMRRQTLRELGLSEVDTEDITTLARSIRDVNVVLFFKEVGEETFRVSIRSRGIAHAAAIAERFQGGGHAHAAGFTVYGPHDRLIVEVPAQVAAIIRELAARPTTTAP; this is encoded by the coding sequence ATGACCCGGAGCCCGATTGACCCGATCGTCGAGGCCCTGAAGTCCGCCCGCCGGCTGGCCATCACCTCCCACCTCCGGCCCGACGGCGATTCGCTCTGCACCTCGCTGGCCCTGGCCCTGGCGGCCGAGCAGATGGGCAAGCAGGTGGAGATCGTCAACGCCGACCGGACTCCCTACCCATTTTCGACTTTTCCGTCCTGCGCCCGCATCCGCGTGGGCCAGATTCCGGCCCGGGGCCAGGACGTGGTTGTCCTCCTGGAATGCGCGGACGTTTCCCGCTCAGGCATGACCGAGATCGAAGGCGACTTCAAGATCAACATTGATCATCACTATTCCAACGACCTCTACGCCGACCTCAATTGGGTCGACGCCGAGGCCTCCGCGGTCGGCGAGATGATGGCCGAGCTCTGCCGCCGGCTCCCCGTGGCCCTGACGCCGGAGATGGCCGGCCACCTATACTGCGCCATAGCCTCGGACACCGGATCCTTCCAGTTCTCCAACACCACGGCCCGGGCCTTCGCCACCTGCCACGAGCTGGTCCTGGCCGGGGCCGATCCGCTTAAGGTCAGTGAATCGCTCTACCACAACAACACCCCCGAAAAGATCCAGCTTCTCGGCCGGGTGCTCTCGACCCTGACCATCGCCGGGGACGGGGACATCGCGGTCATTTCGATGCGCCGCCAAACCCTGCGCGAGCTGGGCCTGTCCGAAGTCGACACCGAAGACATCACCACCTTGGCCCGCTCCATCCGCGACGTCAACGTCGTCCTCTTTTTTAAGGAGGTTGGCGAGGAGACCTTCCGGGTCAGCATCCGTTCGCGGGGCATCGCCCACGCCGCAGCCATCGCCGAACGATTCCAGGGCGGAGGCCATGCTCACGCCGCCGGCTTCACCGTCTACGGCCCGCACGACCGGTTGATCGTCGAAGTCCCGGCCCAAGTCGCGGCTATCATCCGCGAGCTCGCCGCGCGGCCGACCACGACCGCTCCTTGA
- the truB gene encoding tRNA pseudouridine(55) synthase TruB, with translation MDGLLLVDKPPGPTSHDVVARLRRALGRPKTGHFGTLDPMATGLLIVAVGQATRLNQYYAGREKSYRAVARLGTATDTYDAEGAPRPGPAAGPIPDRDAVDRALLPLRGEIEQVPPPYSAKKIAGTPLYRLARAGQPVSPRPARVIIHDLRVLRFEPPDLELDIRCSTGTYIRSLAHDLGQSLGCGAHLTSLRRTAVGEFRVEQASALSLWDGDAPDVAGLPFWVPLEQLLPEWPRFDLDEADARAVRDGRSLPPDRAMATPAPSEAGPVGPDGEALIRLFDAGGRLAALARRDPGTSRLAPFLVFPAA, from the coding sequence ATGGACGGGCTCCTCCTCGTCGATAAGCCCCCCGGCCCCACTTCGCACGATGTCGTCGCCCGGCTGCGTCGGGCCCTGGGCCGTCCCAAGACCGGCCACTTCGGCACCCTGGACCCTATGGCCACGGGACTCCTCATCGTGGCGGTGGGTCAAGCCACCCGTTTGAACCAATATTACGCCGGCCGCGAAAAGAGCTATCGGGCCGTAGCCCGGCTCGGGACTGCGACCGACACATACGATGCGGAAGGCGCTCCTCGGCCCGGCCCGGCCGCCGGTCCCATCCCGGACAGGGACGCCGTCGATCGGGCGCTTCTGCCGTTGCGGGGCGAGATCGAACAAGTCCCTCCCCCCTACTCGGCCAAAAAGATCGCGGGCACGCCCCTCTACCGCCTGGCCCGGGCCGGACAACCGGTCTCCCCTCGGCCCGCCCGCGTCATCATTCATGACCTCCGCGTGCTTCGCTTCGAACCGCCCGACCTCGAGCTGGACATCCGATGCTCGACCGGGACCTACATCCGATCGCTGGCCCACGATCTGGGACAAAGCCTTGGCTGCGGAGCCCACCTGACGTCCCTCCGCCGCACCGCGGTGGGAGAGTTCCGGGTCGAACAGGCTTCGGCCCTCTCGCTATGGGACGGAGACGCCCCGGATGTAGCCGGACTCCCCTTCTGGGTACCGTTGGAACAGCTCCTGCCCGAATGGCCGCGGTTCGATTTGGACGAAGCGGATGCCCGGGCCGTCCGAGACGGGCGCTCCCTCCCTCCGGATCGCGCTATGGCGACACCCGCCCCCTCCGAAGCGGGCCCGGTCGGACCCGACGGCGAGGCTCTGATTCGCCTGTTCGATGCCGGCGGCCGGCTCGCCGCCCTGGCTCGCCGGGACCCCGGAACGTCGCGGCTGGCCCCGTTCCTTGTCTTTCCGGCGGCATGA
- a CDS encoding DUF507 family protein, translating into MRLNKNQLEHLAVLIVRNLLRDGKVLIESKEALLQDLTSLLNEEFLKEDQLDQEVRELLGKHMDEIRKGNIEYQTMFRMIKIKLAKERNMPL; encoded by the coding sequence ATGAGGCTCAACAAGAACCAACTCGAACACCTGGCCGTCCTGATCGTCCGCAATCTGCTGCGGGACGGCAAGGTGCTGATCGAAAGCAAGGAGGCCCTGCTCCAGGACCTCACTTCCCTTCTGAATGAGGAGTTTCTCAAGGAAGATCAGCTCGACCAAGAGGTCCGCGAGCTGCTCGGCAAGCATATGGACGAGATCCGCAAAGGCAACATCGAGTATCAGACGATGTTCCGGATGATCAAGATCAAGCTGGCCAAGGAAAGGAACATGCCCTTATGA
- a CDS encoding DUF507 family protein, with the protein MSGRLSREKVNYLSKKVLELLTRSDNVEFLDDPNEIRLAVVRAFEEEMKLYELLDKRAMDKIKSQKKPIEEGSREWDILYRKYYNEELNKLGKLSE; encoded by the coding sequence ATGAGCGGCCGCCTATCCCGGGAGAAGGTCAACTATCTCTCCAAGAAAGTCCTTGAGCTTTTGACCCGCAGCGACAACGTCGAGTTCCTCGACGACCCTAATGAAATTCGCCTGGCCGTGGTCCGCGCTTTCGAGGAAGAGATGAAGCTCTACGAGCTCCTCGACAAGCGGGCCATGGACAAGATCAAGTCGCAGAAAAAGCCGATCGAGGAAGGCAGCCGCGAATGGGACATCCTCTATCGGAAGTATTACAACGAAGAATTGAACAAGCTCGGCAAGCTATCCGAGTGA
- the rfbD gene encoding dTDP-4-dehydrorhamnose reductase, with translation MNIALIGADGQLGSDLRTILPADSVQPLFFPDFDVTDAAGSAARLQALRPDVVINTSAFHRVDECEVRSEDAFRVNAFAVRDLARACRAMGSVLVHFSTDYVFDGRSGIPYTEEDRPGPLSVYAASKLTGEHLLAAEWDRHFIIRTCGLFGRAGCLEKGRNFVETMLWLASSGKPIRVVSDQIVAPTSTLELAANVQALLRTEAFGLYHLTSRGCCSWLEFAQAIFDLAKVKGDLRPVGSAEFGARARRPAYSVLADAKARALGLPGCSDWKAALAVYLEARARETAV, from the coding sequence ATGAACATCGCCCTGATCGGCGCCGACGGCCAGCTCGGATCGGACTTGCGCACAATCCTTCCGGCCGATTCCGTGCAGCCCCTCTTCTTTCCCGACTTCGATGTGACGGACGCGGCCGGTTCCGCCGCTCGGCTGCAGGCTCTCCGCCCCGACGTCGTCATCAACACCTCGGCTTTCCACCGCGTGGACGAGTGTGAGGTTCGGAGCGAGGACGCGTTCCGGGTCAACGCCTTCGCGGTCAGGGACCTGGCCCGGGCCTGCCGGGCGATGGGCTCCGTTCTGGTCCATTTCAGCACGGACTACGTCTTCGACGGGCGGAGCGGCATCCCCTACACGGAGGAGGACCGGCCGGGGCCGTTGAGCGTCTACGCCGCCTCCAAGCTGACCGGCGAGCATCTCCTGGCGGCGGAGTGGGATCGCCATTTCATTATCCGAACCTGCGGCCTCTTCGGCCGGGCCGGCTGCTTGGAAAAAGGGCGGAACTTCGTCGAAACCATGCTTTGGCTGGCCTCTTCGGGAAAACCGATCCGGGTCGTCTCCGACCAGATCGTGGCTCCGACCTCGACTCTTGAGCTGGCGGCCAACGTCCAAGCTCTGCTTCGGACTGAAGCCTTCGGGCTTTACCATCTGACCAGCCGGGGCTGTTGCTCCTGGCTCGAATTTGCCCAGGCAATCTTCGATCTGGCGAAGGTGAAGGGGGATCTGAGGCCGGTCGGGTCGGCCGAGTTCGGAGCCCGGGCCCGGCGGCCGGCCTATTCCGTCCTGGCCGACGCCAAGGCGAGGGCCTTGGGGCTGCCTGGGTGTTCGGATTGGAAGGCCGCGCTGGCGGTCTATCTGGAGGCGAGGGCCAGGGAAACAGCCGTCTGA
- a CDS encoding PKD domain-containing protein, translating into MRGRKLILFVAVLMVFSVMTASAQAHKLRRVGVNTFAQVRGNIPTAEVMKMIAEKYAVDIKYGFELVGMGDTYLPFLDQLRSAALVEKAIPIGDRFVWMLFRVRNQVKVWEDVEWAGKAPLDVFSFHVFKDDKDYEFIIPKPCGNIALYKVGVAEKKIIPAAVCNIVVGPAKANLNEPVTVDMTGTKGAVRMDVEVFNAQGVKIQSHAFTAAAPKWQIKFDKPGEYLFKARAVNEDGKASDNPCQTKIVVNAPPVCKLWTSCLPCEDYVGKPITFDASGSTDPDGQVVKAIFEITDESGKVIDTFTKTEKPLVWEKIFYAPGKYGINVVVFDDMGAASSNADPCRIAFEVTQKKLFFLVEAGPGLARGTYTGFFFARAGLMWNLAPNALDFILRAGGAVFGQGSPWKPFLMIDALLNLHLGPAVYVDAGLGYTTKEQTDRLGGFDLIGAFGVNIFNNFSSAGSIFAEARIPVITTDRLVADHYKLLLGFRYIF; encoded by the coding sequence ATGAGAGGAAGAAAGCTCATTCTGTTTGTCGCGGTCCTGATGGTTTTCTCCGTCATGACCGCGTCCGCTCAGGCGCATAAGCTGCGCCGGGTCGGCGTCAACACGTTCGCCCAGGTCAGGGGCAATATCCCTACGGCCGAAGTCATGAAGATGATCGCGGAAAAATACGCCGTCGACATCAAGTACGGCTTTGAGCTGGTGGGCATGGGAGATACCTATCTCCCGTTCCTGGACCAGCTCCGCTCAGCCGCCTTGGTGGAGAAGGCCATCCCGATCGGCGATCGGTTCGTTTGGATGCTCTTCCGGGTCCGGAACCAGGTCAAGGTCTGGGAGGATGTCGAATGGGCCGGCAAGGCACCCCTCGATGTCTTCTCCTTCCACGTTTTCAAGGACGACAAGGATTACGAGTTCATCATCCCCAAGCCGTGCGGCAACATCGCCCTTTATAAGGTCGGCGTCGCAGAGAAGAAGATCATCCCGGCGGCCGTCTGCAACATCGTCGTCGGCCCGGCCAAGGCCAACCTGAACGAGCCCGTCACCGTCGACATGACCGGCACCAAGGGCGCCGTCCGCATGGACGTCGAGGTCTTCAACGCCCAGGGCGTCAAGATCCAGAGCCACGCCTTCACGGCCGCGGCGCCCAAGTGGCAGATCAAGTTCGACAAGCCCGGCGAGTACCTGTTCAAAGCCAGGGCGGTCAACGAGGACGGCAAGGCTTCGGACAATCCCTGCCAGACCAAGATCGTGGTCAATGCCCCGCCTGTCTGCAAGCTCTGGACGTCGTGCCTGCCCTGCGAGGATTATGTCGGCAAGCCGATCACTTTCGACGCCTCGGGCTCGACCGATCCCGACGGCCAGGTGGTCAAGGCCATCTTCGAGATCACCGACGAGAGCGGCAAGGTCATCGACACCTTCACTAAGACCGAAAAGCCCCTAGTCTGGGAGAAGATTTTCTACGCCCCGGGCAAGTACGGCATCAACGTCGTCGTCTTTGACGACATGGGCGCCGCTTCGTCCAACGCCGACCCCTGCCGGATCGCCTTCGAAGTGACCCAGAAGAAGCTCTTCTTCCTGGTCGAGGCCGGTCCCGGCTTGGCCCGCGGCACCTACACCGGGTTCTTCTTCGCCCGGGCGGGCCTGATGTGGAACCTGGCGCCCAACGCGCTCGATTTCATCCTGCGCGCCGGCGGCGCCGTCTTCGGCCAGGGCTCGCCCTGGAAGCCCTTCCTGATGATCGACGCCCTGCTCAACCTGCACCTCGGTCCGGCCGTCTATGTGGACGCGGGCCTTGGCTACACGACTAAGGAGCAGACCGATCGGTTGGGCGGCTTTGACCTGATCGGCGCTTTCGGGGTGAACATCTTCAACAACTTCAGCTCGGCCGGCTCGATCTTCGCCGAGGCTCGAATCCCGGTTATCACCACGGACCGCCTCGTGGCGGACCACTACAAGCTCCTGCTGGGGTTCCGATACATCTTCTGA